A portion of the Algisphaera agarilytica genome contains these proteins:
- a CDS encoding anthranilate synthase component II — protein sequence MILLIDNYDSFTYNLVQRLGEIDASLDLRVVRNDKITPEEALEMNPDHVIISPGPCTPREAGVSCDIIDAFAGRVPLMGVCLGHQSIGHKFGMTVDRHTKLMHGKTSPIQHDGQGLFAGLSNPFTATRYHSLVILKDTFDSDHFDITAWCEDDGQNVIMGLRAKPGSLPHGDAPLEGVQFHPESFLTVEGPQLLTNFLEMKAPELSQA from the coding sequence ATGATCCTCCTCATCGACAACTACGACAGCTTCACCTACAACCTCGTCCAGCGCCTCGGCGAGATCGACGCGTCGCTGGACCTCCGCGTGGTCCGCAACGACAAGATCACGCCGGAAGAAGCGCTCGAGATGAACCCGGACCACGTGATCATCTCGCCCGGGCCGTGCACACCGCGTGAGGCTGGGGTGAGCTGCGACATCATCGACGCCTTCGCCGGCCGTGTTCCACTGATGGGCGTCTGCCTCGGGCACCAGTCCATTGGCCACAAGTTCGGCATGACCGTCGACCGCCACACCAAGCTCATGCACGGCAAGACCAGCCCCATCCAACACGACGGGCAGGGCCTCTTCGCCGGCCTCTCCAACCCCTTCACCGCCACCCGCTACCACAGCCTGGTCATCCTCAAAGACACCTTCGATTCCGACCACTTCGACATCACCGCCTGGTGCGAAGACGACGGCCAGAACGTCATCATGGGTCTGCGTGCCAAGCCCGGCAGCCTCCCCCACGGCGACGCCCCGCTCGAAGGCGTGCAGTTCCACCCCGAAAGTTTCCTCACCGTCGAAGGGCCGCAGTTGCTGACGAATTTCCTGGAAATGAAGGCGCCCGAACTTTCGCAGGCCTAA
- a CDS encoding sulfatase family protein, protein MRVCSYVLCLIAFSLAAQAPAFADGASDPPNILFIMSDDHCARAIGAYQGRLAPLNPTPTLDALAAEGMRFDRVFCTNSICTPSRATILTGQYSHTNGVYDLYDVLPGEQHTLPRDMRAAGYTTAVIGKWHLKSSPNHFDYFGVIAGQGRYMNPTLHVSEGGELRTIRYDSTLSREVAVVDTQGHSSDVLTDLSLEWLDQKRDKTKPFFLMHHFKAPHDKFIYAPRYEPYLGDTHIPEPDNLYDQPGPNFGSVATRGVDDELVGVIGSTVSPSPTKRNLARHYRKQIEEDLGRTDLTDAEMTRETHQRYVREYLRCVKGIDDNLKRLLDYLEDNGLADNTIVIYTSDQGMLLGEHDFIDKRWMYEESIRMPLIVRWPGVVQPGSTNDWLINNTDYAVTLLDIAGIAKPQKMQGRSFADALENKPKPDDWRTGTYYRYWMHMAHGHNNPAHFGIRTERYKLIFFYGMDYTDTHNGKQVEGREGNRYWANTPAAWEFYDLLNDPHEMDNRYDDPAYREVIHELKAQLKTERQAIGDTDAENPRIKAIITEHWDR, encoded by the coding sequence ATGCGAGTCTGCAGCTATGTCCTATGCTTGATCGCGTTTTCACTTGCCGCCCAAGCTCCAGCTTTTGCCGATGGCGCGAGCGACCCGCCCAACATCCTTTTCATCATGAGCGACGACCACTGCGCTCGGGCGATCGGTGCTTATCAGGGGCGGCTCGCACCGCTCAACCCGACGCCCACCCTCGACGCGCTGGCTGCAGAAGGCATGCGATTCGATCGCGTGTTCTGTACCAACTCGATCTGCACGCCCAGCCGCGCGACGATCTTGACCGGGCAATACTCCCACACCAACGGGGTTTACGATCTTTACGACGTCCTGCCCGGCGAGCAGCACACCCTTCCGCGAGACATGAGGGCCGCCGGCTACACCACGGCCGTGATCGGAAAGTGGCACCTCAAGTCGTCGCCGAACCACTTTGATTACTTCGGCGTGATCGCGGGCCAGGGCCGATACATGAACCCCACGCTGCACGTCAGCGAAGGCGGCGAGCTCCGCACGATCCGATACGACAGCACCCTGTCACGAGAAGTGGCGGTGGTCGACACCCAGGGCCATTCGTCCGACGTGCTGACCGATTTGTCGCTGGAATGGCTCGATCAAAAGCGTGACAAGACCAAGCCGTTCTTTCTGATGCATCATTTCAAGGCACCCCACGACAAATTCATCTATGCCCCGAGATACGAACCGTATCTCGGGGACACCCATATACCCGAACCCGACAACCTCTACGACCAGCCGGGGCCAAATTTTGGCTCGGTCGCCACTCGCGGAGTCGACGACGAACTGGTCGGCGTCATCGGATCGACCGTTTCGCCTTCGCCCACAAAACGAAACTTAGCCCGGCACTACCGTAAACAGATCGAAGAAGACCTCGGGCGAACGGACCTGACTGACGCGGAAATGACCCGCGAGACCCATCAGCGATACGTCCGCGAGTACCTGCGTTGTGTCAAAGGGATCGACGACAACCTCAAACGGCTCTTGGATTACCTCGAAGACAACGGCCTCGCCGACAACACGATCGTGATCTACACCAGCGACCAGGGGATGCTGTTGGGGGAGCACGACTTTATTGATAAGCGGTGGATGTACGAGGAATCGATCCGGATGCCGTTGATCGTGCGTTGGCCGGGCGTGGTGCAACCGGGCAGTACGAACGATTGGCTGATCAACAACACGGATTACGCAGTAACGCTGCTGGATATCGCGGGCATCGCCAAGCCTCAAAAGATGCAGGGCCGAAGCTTCGCCGACGCGTTGGAAAACAAGCCCAAGCCAGACGACTGGCGCACAGGCACCTACTACCGTTACTGGATGCACATGGCCCACGGCCACAACAACCCCGCCCACTTCGGCATCCGCACCGAGCGCTACAAACTCATCTTCTTCTATGGCATGGACTACACCGACACCCACAACGGCAAGCAGGTCGAAGGGCGTGAAGGCAATCGCTACTGGGCGAACACGCCCGCCGCCTGGGAGTTTTACGACTTACTCAATGATCCTCATGAGATGGATAACCGCTACGACGACCCGGCCTATCGTGAGGTGATCCATGAACTAAAAGCTCAACTCAAGACCGAACGCCAAGCCATCGGGGACACAGATGCCGAGAACCCTCGAATCAAAGCTATCATCACGGAGCACTGGGATCGGTGA
- a CDS encoding nitroreductase family protein, with the protein MNNEAENNAPEIVGSTIRSRATFKVFGDPANPIQFSTEAAERNNTAVLDSLRTAGWAPFHHAREVDGLAEPWRAHVLWHEQCQQFAPKMRDWFPEMKPTNKIPPMMYGCGALVLVTWLPQAGDNPAPAQRAIDEEHIAATGAMVQNLLLLLTAHGMGTYWSSGGQLGSAKFLETIGAGSNEKLLAAVFIEYPETLNDDKPRKPGKHRDRRSDGWIREVTV; encoded by the coding sequence ATGAATAACGAAGCCGAAAATAACGCCCCCGAAATCGTTGGCTCAACGATACGCTCGAGAGCCACATTCAAAGTCTTCGGCGACCCCGCCAACCCGATTCAATTCTCAACAGAAGCGGCCGAGCGTAACAACACCGCCGTATTGGATTCGCTTCGCACCGCGGGTTGGGCACCGTTTCATCATGCGCGGGAGGTGGACGGGTTGGCGGAGCCCTGGCGGGCGCATGTGTTGTGGCATGAGCAGTGCCAGCAATTTGCACCGAAAATGCGGGACTGGTTCCCGGAGATGAAGCCGACCAACAAGATCCCGCCGATGATGTACGGGTGTGGGGCGTTAGTGCTGGTGACTTGGCTGCCGCAGGCGGGCGACAACCCCGCCCCCGCGCAGCGTGCGATCGATGAGGAACACATCGCGGCCACCGGGGCGATGGTTCAGAACCTGCTTTTGCTGCTCACCGCCCACGGCATGGGTACCTACTGGTCCAGCGGCGGTCAACTCGGCTCGGCGAAGTTCCTCGAAACCATCGGCGCGGGTAGCAACGAAAAACTTCTCGCCGCGGTATTTATCGAGTACCCCGAAACGCTCAACGACGATAAACCCCGCAAGCCCGGCAAGCACCGCGACCGGCGGTCGGATGGGTGGATACGAGAAGTCACCGTCTAA